The sequence GCGCCAGGTGACGAGTTGGTCTACTCCTACGAGTCCACGATCACGACCGACCTGGTGAACACCGCGACCGTGACCGGCTACCCGGAGAGCGGCGACCCGGTCACCGACACGAACGACGCCGAAGTGCAGATGTACGTGATCTCCGGGTCCGTCACCCCGGTCTGTGAGGCGGACGCTCCGTATCTCGGGTATGACATCCAGACCAACGCACCCGGGGCGACGGCGGAGATCACCTTCGTCGGTGACGGCGGCTCCGAGACCGTGACAGTTCCGGTCGGTACGGGTGAGGTGCTCTGGCCGGGTGCGGTGGTCGGCCCTGACGGGGCCGGAATCGACTGGCCCGGCTGGGACCAGGATGCCAGCGGCAACTGGTTCGAGAACCCCGACAACCCCTACGCCTGGGCGCGCCCGGACGTGGAGATCGCCGTGACCGTGAACCCGACCACGGAGCCGGTGACGGTCGCCTACCCGCCGGGCACGCCGACCTGCTCGACGGCGCCCCCGCCGAACGATCCACCGGCGTCGACCCCGCCTCCGAATGAGCCGCCGCCGAACGCGGGCCCCCCGGCGTCGAGCCCGCCCGCGCTCGCCGCGACCGGGGCCGACGACCCAGCCGGCCCGGTCGGCCTGGCCGCCGCGCTGGCGCTGATGGGCGCCACGCTCGTGGTGTTCTCCCGCAGGTTGGCGTTCCTGGCCCGACGCTGAACCAGCGCGTGGTCACGCCCTCAGGTCGCGACGTTTAGCCACGGCCGCGACAGCGCTCCATGCGCGGCTCCAGGCCCGAGAGGTCCACCGAGCCGCCGTTCTCCTGCAGCGTCGTCGCCCGGGCCAACTTTCAGACGCCGGGTGGTGCCTGCCCGCGCCGTGCCGCTGCGCACACCTGTCACGCTCCTCTCGCGGTCTGATAACGTACCGCGATGGGACAATATCAGGAGTTTATGTGATGGATGGATCGGTCGACATTGTCCTAATCCGCCATGCGCAGTCGCAGTGGAACGCCGAGTCGCGATTTCAGGGTCATGAGTGCGCGGGTCTGAGTGCTCTCGGCCATCGACAGGCTGGCCGTCTCGCGGCCGCCCTCACCGAGTCCTTCCCGAAGGTGCACACCGTCGTCGCCAGCGACTTGCAGCGCGTGCGGGAGACCGCGGCCCCCTATCTCGCCGCCACCGGGCGCAGTGCACGGTACGACCGCCGTCTACGCGAGATCGACGTCGGCACCTGGGCTGGGATGAGTCGCGAGCAGGTCCGGGAGATTCACCCCGAGCAGATGGCGGCCCTTGATCGCGGCGAGGACCTGGCACGTGGCGGCGGAGAGACTTTCGCGGAGCTGAGGGCTCGGATCTGGGGCGCCCTCACCGATATCGCGGCCGAATCGATCGCTGAACAGGCGGAGATCGCGGCCCCAGCACCGGTCCTCGTTTTCGCACATGGCGGCCCGCTCCGGGTGGCGGCGGCCGCCGCACTCGGGCTCCCGCCGATGGGACGCCGCTGGATAGTCGAACCCGCCAACTGCGCGCTCAGCCACATCCGGATGGACCTGGTCGATGCCTCCTGCACCTCTGCAACGCTCGTCGATCACGACGTCCGTCTGATCGCCACCACCCGAGAAGGAGTTCTCGTCGATGACGTTGCCTGATGATGCACTCGGGACGGTCAGTTTCACGACCATGACCTACAACCTCTGGGGCGATCACTTCATCGAGGAACGAGTGGACGCCCTCCGAGCGCTGTTCGCCATCCGACCGCCGGACATCCTCGGCACGCAGGAGCTCACCCCTCGCCTCCAGGCTCTCCTCGATGAGGCTCTTCCTGACCACGACCGCGTCCACGACGACTTCCCCGGCTGGTCCACCAGGAGCAATATCTGGTGGCGCCGGGAGATGTTCGAGCTGATCGAGCACGGCCACGAGGACATCGGCATTCTCGTCAAGCACGGCGCGCTCTTCTGGGCACGGTTGCGGCCCAGGGGCGTTCCGTCTCAGGAGCTGCTCTTCTCGACCTCTCACCTCACCTTCCAGCGCAATCCCGCTGAACTCGCCGATCTGCGGAACCGCCGGGTGCCGCAGGCGCGCGCGGCGATCGCTGAACTGGAGCGGCTCTCGCCCGACGGCACGGTGATCTTCACGGCCGATATCAACGACGTCGCCCCCGCCCAGCTCGAATTCGGCCTCGCCGGGTACCGAGACTGCTTCACCGCGCTGGGACGTCACATGCCGCCCACCCACCCGGTTCCCGCATCGGTCAGTCTCGAAGGAGTCTGGAGTCCCGAGTCGCCGATCGCCGGCGCGGCCAAGGGTATCGACGTCATCTTCGCCCGCGGCGCACTGGCGGCCCGTACGGCGGAGGCCGTCGAGTTCTTCCACCGCGGCAAGGTGGCCTCGGACCACATGCCCGTGGTCGCGACCTACACCTTCACTGGCTAGCGGTTCTCCCCACTCAGCTGCACATTCGGGTGCTGCTCGCGCAGTGCCCGGACCTTCTCGGGGTCGGCGCCGGAGTCGGTGATGACGTCGTCGAACATCGTCAGCGGCCCGACCGAGTGAACGGCTGTGCGGCCGATCTTGGTGTGGTCGAGAACTAGCACGGACCGCTCTGCCGCGGCGACCATCGCGCGCATCAGCAGCACAACGGTGGGGTCGGGCTGGTACGCGCGGTTGGCGGTGATGCCCGACGTCGAGCTGAAGTGGATGTCCGCGTGCACCGACTCCAGCGCGTCGATGCACGCCAGGCCGAGGTAGGCATCGTGGCTCCTGGAGTAGGTACCGCCGAGTACGAGCAACTCGATCTCGTCGAGATCCGCGAACACCTCCACCACGCGAGGAAAGTTCGTGATCACGGTCAGAGGCGCGATCCCGACCAGCGCCTCGGCAACAGCGAATGCGGTGGTC is a genomic window of Ruania zhangjianzhongii containing:
- a CDS encoding endonuclease/exonuclease/phosphatase family protein — protein: MTLPDDALGTVSFTTMTYNLWGDHFIEERVDALRALFAIRPPDILGTQELTPRLQALLDEALPDHDRVHDDFPGWSTRSNIWWRREMFELIEHGHEDIGILVKHGALFWARLRPRGVPSQELLFSTSHLTFQRNPAELADLRNRRVPQARAAIAELERLSPDGTVIFTADINDVAPAQLEFGLAGYRDCFTALGRHMPPTHPVPASVSLEGVWSPESPIAGAAKGIDVIFARGALAARTAEAVEFFHRGKVASDHMPVVATYTFTG
- a CDS encoding DeoR/GlpR family DNA-binding transcription regulator; protein product: MSDSEPDAPQSPEERRDRVMQIVLERGTISAREIADVFGVSVMTAHRDLDALARTGVVRRFHGGVSAQPGASFGANITFRERSRLTEKAEIAALAATFVEPGMSVLIEDSTTAFAVAEALVGIAPLTVITNFPRVVEVFADLDEIELLVLGGTYSRSHDAYLGLACIDALESVHADIHFSSTSGITANRAYQPDPTVVLLMRAMVAAAERSVLVLDHTKIGRTAVHSVGPLTMFDDVITDSGADPEKVRALREQHPNVQLSGENR
- a CDS encoding histidine phosphatase family protein — encoded protein: MDGSVDIVLIRHAQSQWNAESRFQGHECAGLSALGHRQAGRLAAALTESFPKVHTVVASDLQRVRETAAPYLAATGRSARYDRRLREIDVGTWAGMSREQVREIHPEQMAALDRGEDLARGGGETFAELRARIWGALTDIAAESIAEQAEIAAPAPVLVFAHGGPLRVAAAAALGLPPMGRRWIVEPANCALSHIRMDLVDASCTSATLVDHDVRLIATTREGVLVDDVA